Below is a genomic region from Carassius auratus strain Wakin chromosome 2, ASM336829v1, whole genome shotgun sequence.
tttattagttttatttagtttgttatttaaatacttcagctttaatataatatttattattgtataaattaatactataataattattatcaatattattagtattatattattttcattagtaATATTTATTACCATGTAAATcatttaatgtcattattatttattattttgtaaatatttgtataattttattaataatgtcattttttttatttttcgtgTTTTCAAATAGTATATGCGtagatttttatgtaaaaaaaaaaaaaaaaaaaagttttaggctTAATtcgttttaattattttagtatgcCAAATGAGAAATCTTGCCTGGACAgctaactgaaaaaaattaaaaataaataaataaataaaataaaataaaaagaataattaaaaaaaataaataaataaataaataaattaaaaaataataataataataaataaatatatatatatagagagagagagagagagagagagagagagagagagagattaaaaagaAGGTTTCTCCATCCGTTGTGTGTGGATGAGATGAGCTCTGAGGTTCTGCAGCTGCTGTGGTTATCGTCTCTGTTTATGTCTCAGACGGACCGAGGCTTTCTCTCGCACTCCGTCAGGATCTGATGTGAAATGTTTAGCTTTCTGCTCGAATGCTCTTTCATTTGGCAAAGCTTTACAGAGAGACTCGCTCTCATCTGACACCAAACAAAGCTCCTCTGGATGAAATACAGTCGCAGCACTCGGCTCAGAGTAAATATCTCTGCGATACGAGTGCTGAAGAATAGAGTCAAGAACTGATGCACAAAAGAAGAGAATCGTTTAGAAGTCGTTTAGAAGTTTAGATGAATGTGGAAATGTGAATTTGTGATCAGAAATTATGCTGTTTGAAATCTAGACAGAACAAttgtaaatatacaatatattaaatatataagagTCTGCAATAATAgcgttttttatgtttttgagcgagtctcttctgctcaccaaggctgcatttatttaataaaaaatactgtaaaattgtgaaatattattgtaatttaaatcagctgttttctgtgtgaatctgtgttaaagtgtaatttatttctgtgatgctccgctgtatttccagcatcattcctccagtcttcagtgtcacatgatcttcagaatcatgaaaatatgatgattcactgctcaagaaacatttctgattattatcaatgttgaacaatatttttgtagaaactgtgatgcattcattgtatttttcaggattcacagatgaacgttaaaaaacagcatttattttaaatagaaatttgtaacattataaatgtcttatctgtcacttttgatcattttaatgctgactaaaagtattattatgatatattatatcattatggattaatgatgctgaaatttcagctgtgcattacagaaataaatgacagtttaatagatattcacacaaagaaataatataatatttcaaaattactttactgtattttttattacataaatgcAACCCTGGAAGAtacttccaaaaacataaaaaaaataaataaatcatacattaGCATAAAACATGTTATTCATACACTTCCAtttattttctgtgtgttttgtgtgtgttactAACTgagtctgatgtgtgtgtgtcctcaggttCAGGACGTGAGCTGCGTCGTCTGTCGAATCGTCTCGCGCTCGGACGAGTTTCACCCGGCTGTCCTCCCGCCGCGGCCCGAGCTGACGGTGACCCTGAGCGGTCAGTGGGCGTCCCGCCGCTGCGAGGTCCGGCCCGAGGTCCTGTTCCTCACCAGACACTTCATCTTCCACGACGACAACCACACGTGGGAGGGTCACTACCATCACTACTCTGACCCGGCCTGCAAACACCCCACCTTCAGCCTGTTCGCCCGCGGTCACTACAGCCGCGGCCCGCGCTCCGCACGCGTCATGGGCGGCACCGAGTTTGagttcagaggtcagaggtcaactcATTTAACAGCAGAACTCCTTACAGACACACAGCttggttttttttctctcatttgtatCACTATGCAACtaaccaattaattaattaattaaaagtctTAAATGGTAATGgttctaaacattaaaaaaatcggtaacactttagtatagggtccaattcaaactaataactagttgcttattagcaagtctattattaacatattggctgtttattagtgtttataaagtacatataatgcacaacatctataatcctacccaataccctaaacttaacaactaccttataaactattaataagcagcaaataaggggttaattgaggcaaaagtcatagttaatggatagttaatagtgagaattggaccctaaaataaagtgtgaccaaaaaatcTTAAGTTTAACTGTCCATAAcgaataaatgtatatatttataaatatttatttatataaatattaatatatatttctcagaaaacaaaatcGTATATCgcaatgcaaaaaaaagtaaGTTAAAGTAAGTAActtaataaatgattataaataaatactcatCTTAAATTGTACTGGTActaaacataaagaaaaaaaagaaaaaaaaaatatatatatataggttatttgtagattttaaaaatattatatagatgcttgtttatatatatataaaaatcgaTTAAATCTTAAGACTCAACatcttattaaaaatattatatttttctttaaaaaaattatgtacaacACAGTGggaaaagtacaaataaataaaaacagacaaaaaaaacataagcTTTATCTTGTTACatcaatgcaaaaaatatatgaaaagctAAAATCTTAATAgttctaaacataaaaaaatcctaaCCTTCTGAaacatggtatatatatataaatgagaaaAATTGAGTATATGATAAACTGATACTCTTAAACCTTGCTGTTTCTCtgtgtctaacacacacacacacacatgtatctgGTTGTGTTTGTTCCTGCAGTGAGTGAGATGCGCGTGAGGCCGATGGATCTGGCGACCGTGTCTCTGCTGAATGTGTTTAAAGGGAACAGCTGCGGAGCTCAGGGCTCGTGGCTGGTGGGCGTGGAGCAGGACGTGACTCCGACCAATGGCTGCGCAGCGCTGGGGCTCCGCCTCCCGCACACAGAGTACGAGCTCTTCCGATTGGAGCGTGACGCTGACGGCAGACTCCTGCTGTTTAACGGCCAGCGGCCCAGCGACGGCTCCAGCCCCGACCGACCCGACAGACGACCCACGTCCTACCAGACCCCGCTGGTGCAGTGCTCcgctggaggtcagaggtcagaggtcagcgccGCGCAGCGCCTCAGCAACGGCTGCCGAGCTGGTTACCACATCGACCTGGCGACAGCTGTGCTCTGGAGTTTGGCGTTTATGGGTTTCTTGGGCTGAGAGACGCAAAAACAAACAGATGTTTgttacccagaatgcacttgACGGGGCGGGACGAATGAAAACTGCTGCACAAGAGGAACGCACTTTACTAGAAGCCCCGCCCTTTCACTCCTGACGGGACTTTACATCCTAAAACATGCCGCAAATGAGTTTCAAAGGGCAAAATCTCCCAAAAACaaagattctgtcattatttatttacttttaatgtaaCAACAGTTCATGCTTAAAATTATCCTAATGCATTATGATTTCCTGGggaatatgtataaatataatttgaaaaattattaattcatcaattatatataattgctatattttatctataatatatatatatatatatatatatatatatatatatatatatatatatatatatatatatatatatgtctaaaaatagaaaattatgtaaataatataaacaatgaCATTCTCTTAAAAAAtcatccaaaaaataataataataatgtttatctCATCCACAAAATTCTCATTAAAagaatttgtaaaaataacatttgtctCAAATTCAAAAAACTTTTTGACAAATTGtttctcattaaaaaataaataatttttatctcATCTTATAATGCATATTGTGGCTGTCTATTTTTAATGAACAAAGTTGGATTCATTATTTTTCATGTCAGTTTTTGCCTTTATAAATGTAGGATGAAATCCATAGAATTTAGgatcaaatcagatttttttgagactgtcaaactccaaaaaaacagataaaacaaagtcataaaatgtgttgctttcTTTCCTTAAATCtttgacagaaaatgaaaagcttAAATGAAGAAATGACAGAACCTTGATTTCTGGGTGTTTTTCCCTTTATGAGTGTGATGTGGATGTTCATATAAGGAGTATTTTATACACGAGTGAGTTTGAGACGATGTGAACATTTAAGGGCTGCATGGAAGGAAAGGGAAATATTATAACTGTAGATAATCACTGCTGACTTCCACAACCTTTGGTACTTACGTTTCAAAAGTCCTGAATCACGACGTAGAAAAAATGTTTGCTGGGGAAAAATATATGTCTTTGATTCTTCCTGAGCCCAAGGCCTAAGATTTAGttttctctccaaaaaaaaaaaatctccctcacccaaaatatattttttttaaatctcattcaaattaaataatttatgattttatgaGATTTTTGGATGATGATATACACATTTTGgatatgatatatataatttttttttatgagaaaaatgttttctgttaaaATCCAATTTTtagaattcgtttttttttttatatcaaatctTTAACGGATGATTGTTAAAGGAATTCATGTACctatttttggatgaaattttttatatatatatataccttcacacctaaaggattattaggaacagcATACTGATACTTTGTTTGACCCCCTTtctccttcagaactgccttaactctacgtggcattgattcaacaagctGCTGAcagcattctttagagatgttggcccatattgataggatcgcatcttgcagttgatggagatttgtgggatgcacatccagggcacgaagctcccgttccaccacatcccaaagatgctttattgggttgagatctggtgactgtgggggtcattttagtaaagtgaactcatcATCATGTTCAAGAAACAGTCGGagatgattcgagctttgtgacatggtgcattatcctgctggaagcagccatcagaggatgggtacaaggtaggccgtggcatttaaaccaTGCCCAGTTGCCACTAAGggacctaaagtgtgccaagaaaacatcccccccACATCATTACACCACCATCagtctgcacagtggtaacaaggcatgatggatccatgttctccttctgtttacgccaaattctgactctaccctctgaatgtctcaacagaaatcatcagagactcatcagaccgggaaacatttttccagtcttcaactgtccaattttggtgagcttgtgcaaattgtagcctctttttcctatttgtagtggagatgagtggtgcccggtggggtcttctgctgttgtagcccatccgtctcaaggttgtgtgtgttgtggcttcaccaATGCtctgctgcatacctcggttgtaacgagtggttatttcagtcaaagttgctcttctatcagcttgaatcagtcgctcattctcctctgacctctagcatcaacaaggcatcttctcccacaggactgccgcatactggatgtttttccctttataCACCATGCTtagtaaaccctagaaatggttgtaagtgaaaatcccagtaactgagcagattgtgaaatactcagaccggcccgtctggcaccaacaaccatgccacggtcacaattgcttaaatcacctttctttcccgttctgacattcagtttggagttcaggagagtGTCTTGACCAGGAACACactcctaaatgcattgaagcaactgccatgtgattggttgattagaaaatcgcattaatgagaaatttaacaggtgttcctagtaatcctttaggtgagtgtatatatatatatattttttttttttttttttttatgtcgtatctaaacagaaaacattttctcATCCAAAAAAGATCAcatcatatatataatttaaaaaattttgtatcatccaaaaaaacataaaacatggatCTCAACAAAAAACAACTAATCCAAAAAaactaatcagaatcagaatattTTTAGATCCCATccaaagacattttttaaatgtaaaaaaaaattgtttttatttatttcctaaatttttttatttaaaatcttctcacctaaaaaaaagcatttcttcAACAATCAACCCTTAAAAATGTGATCtcatcaattttttttctctcataaaaaaaaaaaattaataaaattgtctCATAAAAAAATTGatcttatatatattaaaaaaaaaaacatttttgtcatccaaaaaatatatataaataatttttttacatcttatcccaatttttttctctcatcaaaataaatatatattttaaataagcataaGTCATCTTGAGAGCTTGAGCTCAGGAAGCATCTGCGACACTCATTGTCTTCTCTTGAGGTCGTGAATCAGGTCTTCTGTGTTTTTAGGAAGCGCTGAGATCCGAGGGAGTCATCTCTGACCCTTCAGTGATCCACggacactctctcactctcacaggAATCAGAAACGGCTCTTACTTTAAAGATGTTAAGCTACACATCGAGAAACTGATTCGGATGAATGGGTCAGGATTCACCGAAGGGGCAGAATTtgatgtttagtttagttttccttgtgtgtgatgatgatgatgtacagTGACAGTCAGTGTATGTTTCAGTCCTGAGAGCGAAACGCTTTATTCTGACACTtcatatgcacaaacacactaGATGTTTTCATATCTTCAGATGAACTCAATCACACAGAGACAGCGTCCAAAACACTGGATCGTACAAGCAACGTGTGTTTAATCATCACATTCTCTGGAGAGGAGCAGAAGAAGAGagtgaaaaataaatctatgagACTTGAACATGATTGTCCGTCTATGAATctgctaaatataaaataattaaacccGTTTAGAATTTAGATTGCGGTTTGTTTTCAGTCCGCAGTTGAGCTGGGCATAaatcaattttacaaaaaaaaactttttgtagccattttgacaagaaattcattaaaaaaataaatcccttTTTATGCACCATTATACAATACATAATCATAAACAGCTAAATGTATctcaatatataaattaaaaggatggatttattttattttatttgtttgaagtctcttctgctcatcaaggctgcatttatttgatcagagtaaataaaaaacctgtaatattgtgaaatattattacaatttaaaatatcagtgttctatttaaatgcaatttaaagtgtaatttatttatttgattaaagctgtattttcagcatcattcctccagtcttcagtgtcacatgatcatgatcgaaggttaaaaagaacagcatttattcaaaactatatattattataaaatatatattatttttttgtcactttacAGTCAATTTAATGAATTGGACACATCCTTTGCACATTAAATGTattaacttctttcaaaaatgtttaatgttactgtatatgttacaaaagatttaatattttaagtaaatgctgtactttttttttttcatcaaataatcctgaataaAGCATCACGggtattctgatttctgaagatcatgtgacactgaagactggaggaatgatgctgaaaatacagcggagcatcacagaaataaattacaccttaacacagattcacacagaaaacagtggttttaaattagaataatatttcacaattttgcatttttttctgtatttctgatcaaataaatgcagccttgatgaacagaagagacgTCATTAAAAATCTACCAGATCCCAAACCAAAAAAATGAGGAAAATCTCATTTTAAACTCAAGCAGAAGTCCAGAGTGAATTAATTACAGAAAGCAAAACACAAAGACACACGAACATcaagctcttttttttctcttttcttttatttcttcaaCGTCGTCTAGTACGAGACAGTAAAGTGAACGTCTGTGTGGATAAATGCTGCTCTGAGAGAAAgcacattaataatataattaataaatgataattacaGTAATAAAACAGTCTGCGTTGGTATCGTTAGGAACAGAACGAATGAGGAAGAACGCTGTCCGAAGCTCTCCCTTCGTCTGGATGAAGATTAAAACCACATTTACACTTTGACGGAGTTTGAGTGAAACCAAGACCCTCAGATCTCGCTGGATACAGCAGTTCATGGCTCTAACATCCATCCGTCCCCCAACAGAAAACAGAGAAGGAACCGAAACAAAGGGAGATGCTCTACAGGATGAACTTGCCGAGGAAGAACCCGATGAAGATGGCAGCGATGACCACCAGCAGCGAGGGAAGAGATCCAGCCCTGGACTCCAGACCCAGAGCAGAGCTGGAGTTACTCGTGACGTGTTCACTGCGCTGGAGCTTCCTGAGCCGCAGACCCtcgtcctgacacacacacacacacacacacgtttgtttttgtgaaaagcgggttcatcccataggtgtaatggtttttattctgtagaaactgtatattctatggcccttcaccaaccctacacctacccctaaccctcacaggaaactttgtgcatttttactttctcaaaaaaactcattctgtatgatttataagtgttttgaaaaatggggacatgggttatgtcctcataagtcaccctctccttgtgatacctgtgtcatacccatgtcattatacagagctgtgtcctgatatgacacaaaaacaagagcacacacacacacacacacatatacacacacacacacacacacacacacacactcactctcactattactcacactctctttctctctctctctctctctctcactcaccctcacacacacacacacaatctctctcactctctctcacacacacacaatctctctctctcacactctctctctctcacacacacacacacacacactctcactctctcacactctctctctctctctcacacacactctcactcactctcacacacactctctctctatcacacacacgcactctatcacacacacgcactctctcactctcacgcactctctcactctcacgcactctctcactctctcacacactctctctctatcacacacacgcactctctcactctcacgcactctctctctcacacacactctcactcactctcacacacacactctctctctatcacacacacgcactctatcacacacacgcactctctcactctcacgcactctctctctctctcacacacactctcactcactctcacacacactctctctctatcacacacacgcactctatcacacacacgcactctctcactctcacgcactctcactctcacgcactctcactctcacgcactctcacgcactctctctctcacacacactctcactcactctcacacacactctctctctatcacacacacgcactctatcacacacacgcactctctcactctcacgcactctctcactctcacgcactctctctctcacacacacactctctcactctctcacacactctctctctatcacacacacgcactctctctctctcacactctctctctctcacacacacactctcactctctctctcacacactctcactctctctctcacacactctctcactctctatcacacacacgcactctctcactctctcacacacactctctctcactctcacacacactcacacacacacacactcacacactctctctcactctctcacacactctctctctatcacacacacgcactctctcactctcacgcactctctctctcacacacacactctctcactctctcacacactctctctatcacacacacactctctctcactctctcacacactctatcacacacacactctcactctctctctcacacactctctctctatcacacacgcactctctcactctctcacacacactctctctctcactctcacacacactcacacacacacactcacacactcgtgAATCGAATCGGAAGCCAATGACTCGTGAATCTAATCGGAAGCCAATGACTCGTGAATCTAATCGGAAGCCAATGACTCGTGAATCGAATCGAAgcctacccaaagattcacagccctagtcTGACCTCTTCCATTTCTCCTGgagtagatgcttttatctacACGGACTGGAGATGAGCAGCTGTTGTACCTTGAGCTGGCGGTTCTCCTCGTGCAGCTTGCTGGCCTCCGTCTGCAGGCGTCTGCACTCCTCCACGATCTTCTTCATCTCCGAGTCGTCCAGAGCAGCGCTGACCGCCTTCACTGCCACCGGCCCGTCCACTTTGGAGGAGTTCAGAACCGCCGCCGATTTAGACACAGAGTCGACGTCGTTCTGAAGAGGACGAGAAAACAACACTGTACACTTAAGAAAACTACAAAAATCATTTGAATTCACCCTTCAGTAGCTTTAGTCTGTATTCAAAGAATCAAGATTTAAACGCTCGTGAAAACCTGGATCTATGAttaagctttattttaaaatcatgactttttaaatcactgaaattaataatgtatacagtatttttcggattataagtcacactttttttcatagtttcatatattacataatttatatatattctttaaagcattagcaaataaataaattgacttatttaaatagtatttcttattttcttaattcTGATCCAGTAAATCATGACTTATTGGTTAAAAAtagaaatttatattaaatttataattcATATCATTCCGacttttttgattttattatttagaattatttcagtatcactgatatactattatatatatatatatatatatatatatatatatatatatatatatatttaataatatatatatttatatatttatatatataaataatatatatatatatatatatatatatatatatatatatataaatatatatatattattaaatatatatatatatatatatatatatatatatatatatatatattatttatatatataaatatataaatgtatatattattaaatatatatatatatatatatatatatatatatatatataatatatatatatatatatatatttatatatataaataatatatttatatatatatatatttaataatatatatatatatatttatatatataaatatatatataatatatataattttttttatatatatattttgaatttgaatttttatattttatgtttttaactttaagtttgagtgtgttttcatccattttattagtttttttgtcaCATCAGTCCTGACACAGAACTGTAGTAGAATTTAAATTCAAatggtatttaaaataaattctatttgaCCATCATTTTGATTCAATGaggctttaaaatacatttataaattaacattaaattaaaatgtaaaaaatatcaaattcttcttagtattattaaataaaaaatcactaaaaactaaatcagaaatattttcacattactttttaataatttatttttattatttaaaaaataatacttcaatgtaaaattaaaatttaagtatttaataaaaacttaaattttactttacatttatatgtaatatatctgTGCcagaataaaattgtattttacattataactGAGTTCCAATAAACACCTTTGTTAAtgtcttaatttcttcattttcatacataaactattaaaatatataaaagatatatTAAAAGATATTTTTGTCCACCTTTTCtcttttctatttatattttttaattatcggttattaacattataattatttatccATTTGTATGTGTAGAACATTATGTTTTAAATCATGTGATTTGTTGAAAAAAATTTTGCGAAAGGTAATCGTTTATTAAAATAATGGAATGTTAATTTATGCTAATCAAAAAATATGCGAATTATTTATTCCGTGCTGAACAATCCAGTATAAATCAATCACACATACATCTATAGGAGTTACAATGTTTCTGCTAGTTTTGTTTGATGATTATTATAGTATCAGTTTGCATCTAATCTGATGAGCTTCAGATGACACCATAACAGTGTTTGATTGGACGCATGACCTTTGACATCATCAGCACAGCGTGAGAAGTGTCTTCTCCTGACCCTGCTGACCTTTGACCTACCCTGATGATGTCTCTCTGCTCTGACCACACGTGCTGCTCTCTGCTCTGACCCTCACTGACCATCGCAGGCCTGCAGGCCTTGACCTCTGACCCTGCTGTTCTGACTTCCTGGAAGTCGCGCCAGTTGCTAAAGCTGCCTGGGAAGGGCGGGCGTCTGTAAAGCGGAGAGCGGAACTCAGTCGGAGCCGGAGCTGGAGCCGGAGCTGTAGCCGGAGCGGCACGGAACCATTGGAGCGGGTTCCTCTTCTGAGCGCTCTGGGACTCCGCGGAAAAGCggaacaaacaggaagtgacatgaactctgtgtgtgtgtattatggcTGTGATTTTTCTGAAAGAATCTGTATCAGTGTTGGTGAAAAGTTGCTATACACAAGCTAGTCAAGTGCAGACATTagtgaaacaaaaacaacaacaaaattcttCCTTCAAATGTAACTCTACACTGAAGAATCTCTAAACAGCTGTAATAAACGAGGAGCTGTGTTTCAGATGATGTCAGACTGACTTAAACTCCTATCCCCTCTAAAACCCCGCCTCCCAAAGacttcagccaatcagagtgagCAGGGTGATTGACAGGCAGGGGgtgtttgtgattggctgacgGTTTCACTGATGGCTGTATGAAGCAATCACTcacaacactttacaataatgttctgCTGATTAACACAGGTGTAACTCACTTTACAGCAGGTGAAGTGAACTGcagacgctctcacacacacaaatacacacacacacacctttcctTCTGCTCGTCTCGCTGTACTCACCACTTTATCGTTTTCAGACGGCAGCTCAAAGACGCATCTGAGTTT
It encodes:
- the LOC113112403 gene encoding vesicle-associated membrane protein-associated protein A-like isoform X2 → MSKLEQILILDPPNDLRFRGPFTDVVTANLKLKNPSERKVCFKVKTTAPRRYCVRPNSGIIDPGATLVISVMLQPFEYDPNEKSKHKFMVQSIFAPAAATDTEALWKDAKPDDLMDSKLRCVFELPSENDKVNDVDSVSKSAAVLNSSKVDGPVAVKAVSAALDDSEMKKIVEECRRLQTEASKLHEENRQLKDEGLRLRKLQRSEHVTSNSSSALGLESRAGSLPSLLVVIAAIFIGFFLGKFIL
- the LOC113112403 gene encoding vesicle-associated membrane protein-associated protein A-like isoform X1, whose protein sequence is MSKLEQILILDPPNDLRFRGPFTDVVTANLKLKNPSERKVCFKVKTTAPRRYCVRPNSGIIDPGATLVISVMLQPFEYDPNEKSKHKFMVQSIFAPAAATDTEALWKDAKPDDLMDSKLRCVFELPSENDKVSAQKRNPLQWFRAAPATAPAPAPAPTEFRSPLYRRPPFPGSFSNWRDFQEVRTAGSEVKACRPAMVSEGQSREQHVWSEQRDIIRNDVDSVSKSAAVLNSSKVDGPVAVKAVSAALDDSEMKKIVEECRRLQTEASKLHEENRQLKDEGLRLRKLQRSEHVTSNSSSALGLESRAGSLPSLLVVIAAIFIGFFLGKFIL